From Myotis daubentonii chromosome 15, mMyoDau2.1, whole genome shotgun sequence, one genomic window encodes:
- the SUPT5H gene encoding transcription elongation factor SPT5 isoform X2: protein MSDSEDSNFSEEEDSERSSDGEEAEVEEERRSAAGSEKEEEPEEEEEEEEEEEYDEEEEEEDDDRPPKKPRHGGFILDEADVDDEYEDEDQWEDGAEDILEKASNIDNVVLDEDRSGARRLQNLWRDQREEELGEYYMKKYAKSSVGETVYGGSDELSDDITQQQLLPGVKDPNLWTVKCKIGEERATAISLMRKFIAYQFTDTPLQIKSVVAPEHVKGYIYVEAYKQTHVKQAIEGVGNLRLGYWNQQMVPIKEMTDVLKVVKEVANLKPKSWVRLKRGIYKDDIAQVDYVEPSQNTISLKMIPRIDYDRIKARMSLKDWIAKRKKFKRPPQRLFDAEKIRSLGGDVASDGDFLIFEGNRYSRKGFLFKSFAMSAVITEGVKPTLSELEKFEDQPEGIDLEVVTESTGKEREHNFQPGDNVEVCEGELINLQGKILSVDGNKITIMPKHEDLKDMLEFPAQELRKYFKMGDHVKVIAGRFEGDTGLIVRVEENFVILFSDLTMHELKVLPRDLQLCSETASGVDVGGQHEWGELVQLDPQTVGVIVRLERETFQVLNMYGKVVTVRHQAVTRKKDNRFAVALDSEQNNIHVKDIVKVIDGPHSGREGEIRHLFRSFAFLHCKKLVENGGMFVCKTRHLVLAGGSKPRDVTNFTLGGFAPMSPRISSPMHPSAGGQRGGFGSPGGSSGGMSRGRGRRDNELIGQTVRISQGPYKGYIGVVKDATESTARVELHSTCQTISVDRQRLTTVGSRRPGGMNSTYGRTPMYGSQTPMYGSGSRTPMYGSQTPLQDGSRTPHYGSQTPLHDGSRTPAQSGAWDPNNPNTPSRAEEEYEYAFDDEPTPSPQAYGGTPNPQTPGYPDPSSPQVNPQYNPQTPGTPAMYNTDQFSPYAAPSPQGSYQPSPSPQSYHQVAPSPAGYQNTHSPASYHPTPSPMAYQASPSPSPVGYSPMTPGAPSPGGYNPHTPGSGIEQNSSDWVTTDIQVKVRDTYLDTQVVGQTGVIRSVMGGMCSVYLKDSEKVVSISSEHLEPITPTKNNKVKVILGEDREATGVLLSIDGEDGIVHMDLDEQFKILNLRFLGKLLEA from the exons ATGTCGGACAGCGAGGACAGCAATTTCTCTGAGGAGGAGGACAGCGAGCGCAGCAGTGACGGCGAGGAGGCCGAG GTAGAGGAGGAGCGGCGGAGTGCAGCAGGCAGTGAGAAGGAGGAAGAGCccgaggaagaagaagaggaggaagaggaggaagaatatgatgaggaagaagaggaagaagatgatgACCGGCCTCCCAAGAAACCCCGTCATGGTGGCTTCATTCTGGATGAGGCTG ATGTGGACGATGAGTATGAGGATGAGGACCAATGGGAAGATGGAGCAGAGGACATCCTAGAGAAAG CCTCCAATATCGATAATGTTGTCCTGGACGAAGATCGTTCTGGGGCTCGCCGCCTACAGAACCTCTGGAG GGACCAGCGAGAAGAAGAATTAGGGGAGTATTACATGAAGAAATATGCCAAGTCATCTGTGGGAGAGAC AGTATATGGAGGGTCTGATGAGCTCTCTGATGACATCACTCAGCAGCAGCTGCTCCCAGGAGTCAA GGATCCAAATCTGTGGACTGTCAAATGTAAG ATTGGGGAGGAACGCGCCACAGCCATTTCCTTGATGCGCAAGTTCATTGCTTACCAGTTCACAGACACG CCCCTGCAGATTAAATCGGTAGTGGCACCAGAGCATGTGAAGGGCTACATCTACGTGGAGGCCTATAAGCAGACCCACGTGAAGCAGGCCATCGAGGGCGTGGGCAACCTGCGTCTTGGCTACTGGAACCAGCAGATGGTGCCCATCAAGGAGATGACAGATGTGCTCAAAGTGGTGAAGGAGGTGGCCAACCTGAAACCGAAATCCTGGGTCCGCCTCAAGCGAGGCATCTATAAGGATGACATCGCACAG GTGGATTATGTGGAGCCCAGCCAAAACACCATCTCTCTGAAGATGATCCCACGCATTGACTATGACCGCATCAAGGCCCGCATGAGCTTG AAAGACTGGATTGCTAAAAGGAAGAAGTTTAAACGGCCTCCACAGAGGCTGTTTGATGCTGAGAAGATTAG GTCCCTTGGGGGTGATGTTGCCTCTGATGGTGACTTCCTCATCTTCGAGGGGAACCGTTACAGCCGGAAGGGCTTTCTGTTTAAGAGCTTCGCCATGTCTGCTGTG ATCACGGAGGGTGTGAAGCCCACACTCTCTGAGCTGGAGAAGTTTGAGGACCAGCCGGAGGGCATTGACCTGGAGGTGGTGACTGAGAGCACAG ggaaggaaagggagcatAACTTCCAACCTGGGGACAATGTGGAGGTATGTGAGGGTGAGCTCATCAACCTGCAGGGCAAGATTCTCAGTGTGGACGGCAACAAGATCACCATCATGCCCAAGCATGAGGACCTCAAG GACATGCTAGAGTTCCCGGCCCAGGAACTTAGGAAGTACTTCAAGATGGGGGATCACGTGAAGGTGATTGCTGGCCGATTCGAGGGTGACACGGGCCTCATTGTGCGAGTGGAGGAGAACTTTGTCATCCTCTTCTCTGACCTCACCATGCATGAG CTGAAAGTGCTCCCCCGGGACCTGCAGCTCTGCTCAGAGACGGCATCAGGTGTGGATGTTGGGGGCCAACATGAATGGGGGGAGCTGGTACAGCTGGACCCTCAGACCGTGGGTGTCATCGTGCGACTGGAGCGGGAGACCTTCCAG GTGCTTAATATGTATGGGAAGGTGGTGACTGTCAGGCACCAGGCTGTGACTCGGAAGAAGGACAACCGATTTGCCGTGGCCCTGGACTCAGAACAGAacaacatccatgtgaaagacaTCGTCAAGGTCATTGACGGCCCTCACTCG GGCCGGGAAGGTGAGATTCGCCATCTCTTCCGCAGCTTTGCCTTCCTGCATTGCAAAAAGCTGGTGGAGAACGGGGGCATGTTTGTCTGCAAGACACGTCACCTGGTGCTGGCTGGGGGCTCGAAG CCACGAGATGTGACCAACTTCACCTTGGGTGGCTTTGCCCCAATGAGTCCCCGGATCAGCAGCCCCATGCACCCCAGTGCTGGAG GTCAGCGTGGTGGCTTTGGTAGCCCAggtggcagcagtggtggcatGAGCAGGGGCCGGGGGCGAAGAGACAATGAGCTCATCGGCCAGACTGTGCGCATCTCCCAGGGGCCCTATAAAG GCTACATTGGTGTGGTGAAGGATGCCACAGAGTCTACAGCCCGAGTGGAGCTGCATTCTACCTGCCAGACCATCTCTGTAGACCGTCAGCGGCTCACCACAGT GGGCTCACGGCGCCCGGGTGGCATGAACTCAACCTATGGGCGGACGCCCATGTATGGCTCCCAGACACCCATGTATGGTTCTGGCTCCCGCACACCCATGTATGGCTCTCAGACACCTCTTCAGGATG GCAGCCGCACTCCGCATTATGGCTCGCAGACACCCCTGCATGATGGCAGCCGTACTCCTGCCCAGAGTGGGGCCTGGGACCCCAACAACCCTAATACGCCATCACG GGCTGAGGAAGAATATGAGTATGCCTTCGACGACGAACCTACTCCATCCCCACAGGCCTATGGGGGTACACCCAATCCCCAAACACCTGGCTACCCAGACCCCTCATCTCCGCAGGTTAACCCGCAGTACAACCCACAGACGCCAGGCACGCCAGCCAT GTACAACACAGACCAGTTTTCCCCCTATGCTGCCCCCTCTCCACAAGGCTCCTACCAGCCCAGCCCTAGTCCCCAGAGCTACCACCAGGTGGCACCAAGCCCAGCTGGCTACCAGAACACCCACTCTCCGGCCAGCTACCACCCCACACCCTCGCCCATGGCCTATCAG GCCAGCCCCAGTCCGAGCCCTGTTGGCTACAGTCCGATGACACCTGGAGCCCCCTCCCCTGGTGGCTACAACCCACATACACCAGGCTCAGGCATTGAGCAGAACTCTAGTGATTGGGTAACCACTGACATCCAGGTGAAAGTGCGGGACACCTATCTGGATACGCAAGTGGTGGGGCAGACGGGGGTCATCCGCAGTGTCATG GGAGGCATGTGTTCTGTGTACCTGAAAGACAGTGAGAAGGTTGTCAGCATCTCCAGTGAGCACCTGGAGCCCATCACCCCCACCAAGAACAATAAG GTGAAGGTCATCCTGGGCGAGGATCGGGAAGCCACAGGGGTCCTGCTGAGCATCGATGGTGAGGATGGCATCGTACACATGGATCTCGATGAACAGTTCAAGATCCTCAACCTCCGCTTCCTGGGGAAGCTCCTGGAGGCttga
- the SUPT5H gene encoding transcription elongation factor SPT5 isoform X1, whose protein sequence is MSDSEDSNFSEEEDSERSSDGEEAEVEEERRSAAGSEKEEEPEEEEEEEEEEEYDEEEEEEDDDRPPKKPRHGGFILDEADVDDEYEDEDQWEDGAEDILEKEEIEASNIDNVVLDEDRSGARRLQNLWRDQREEELGEYYMKKYAKSSVGETVYGGSDELSDDITQQQLLPGVKDPNLWTVKCKIGEERATAISLMRKFIAYQFTDTPLQIKSVVAPEHVKGYIYVEAYKQTHVKQAIEGVGNLRLGYWNQQMVPIKEMTDVLKVVKEVANLKPKSWVRLKRGIYKDDIAQVDYVEPSQNTISLKMIPRIDYDRIKARMSLKDWIAKRKKFKRPPQRLFDAEKIRSLGGDVASDGDFLIFEGNRYSRKGFLFKSFAMSAVITEGVKPTLSELEKFEDQPEGIDLEVVTESTGKEREHNFQPGDNVEVCEGELINLQGKILSVDGNKITIMPKHEDLKDMLEFPAQELRKYFKMGDHVKVIAGRFEGDTGLIVRVEENFVILFSDLTMHELKVLPRDLQLCSETASGVDVGGQHEWGELVQLDPQTVGVIVRLERETFQVLNMYGKVVTVRHQAVTRKKDNRFAVALDSEQNNIHVKDIVKVIDGPHSGREGEIRHLFRSFAFLHCKKLVENGGMFVCKTRHLVLAGGSKPRDVTNFTLGGFAPMSPRISSPMHPSAGGQRGGFGSPGGSSGGMSRGRGRRDNELIGQTVRISQGPYKGYIGVVKDATESTARVELHSTCQTISVDRQRLTTVGSRRPGGMNSTYGRTPMYGSQTPMYGSGSRTPMYGSQTPLQDGSRTPHYGSQTPLHDGSRTPAQSGAWDPNNPNTPSRAEEEYEYAFDDEPTPSPQAYGGTPNPQTPGYPDPSSPQVNPQYNPQTPGTPAMYNTDQFSPYAAPSPQGSYQPSPSPQSYHQVAPSPAGYQNTHSPASYHPTPSPMAYQASPSPSPVGYSPMTPGAPSPGGYNPHTPGSGIEQNSSDWVTTDIQVKVRDTYLDTQVVGQTGVIRSVMGGMCSVYLKDSEKVVSISSEHLEPITPTKNNKVKVILGEDREATGVLLSIDGEDGIVHMDLDEQFKILNLRFLGKLLEA, encoded by the exons ATGTCGGACAGCGAGGACAGCAATTTCTCTGAGGAGGAGGACAGCGAGCGCAGCAGTGACGGCGAGGAGGCCGAG GTAGAGGAGGAGCGGCGGAGTGCAGCAGGCAGTGAGAAGGAGGAAGAGCccgaggaagaagaagaggaggaagaggaggaagaatatgatgaggaagaagaggaagaagatgatgACCGGCCTCCCAAGAAACCCCGTCATGGTGGCTTCATTCTGGATGAGGCTG ATGTGGACGATGAGTATGAGGATGAGGACCAATGGGAAGATGGAGCAGAGGACATCCTAGAGAAAG AAGAGATTGAAG CCTCCAATATCGATAATGTTGTCCTGGACGAAGATCGTTCTGGGGCTCGCCGCCTACAGAACCTCTGGAG GGACCAGCGAGAAGAAGAATTAGGGGAGTATTACATGAAGAAATATGCCAAGTCATCTGTGGGAGAGAC AGTATATGGAGGGTCTGATGAGCTCTCTGATGACATCACTCAGCAGCAGCTGCTCCCAGGAGTCAA GGATCCAAATCTGTGGACTGTCAAATGTAAG ATTGGGGAGGAACGCGCCACAGCCATTTCCTTGATGCGCAAGTTCATTGCTTACCAGTTCACAGACACG CCCCTGCAGATTAAATCGGTAGTGGCACCAGAGCATGTGAAGGGCTACATCTACGTGGAGGCCTATAAGCAGACCCACGTGAAGCAGGCCATCGAGGGCGTGGGCAACCTGCGTCTTGGCTACTGGAACCAGCAGATGGTGCCCATCAAGGAGATGACAGATGTGCTCAAAGTGGTGAAGGAGGTGGCCAACCTGAAACCGAAATCCTGGGTCCGCCTCAAGCGAGGCATCTATAAGGATGACATCGCACAG GTGGATTATGTGGAGCCCAGCCAAAACACCATCTCTCTGAAGATGATCCCACGCATTGACTATGACCGCATCAAGGCCCGCATGAGCTTG AAAGACTGGATTGCTAAAAGGAAGAAGTTTAAACGGCCTCCACAGAGGCTGTTTGATGCTGAGAAGATTAG GTCCCTTGGGGGTGATGTTGCCTCTGATGGTGACTTCCTCATCTTCGAGGGGAACCGTTACAGCCGGAAGGGCTTTCTGTTTAAGAGCTTCGCCATGTCTGCTGTG ATCACGGAGGGTGTGAAGCCCACACTCTCTGAGCTGGAGAAGTTTGAGGACCAGCCGGAGGGCATTGACCTGGAGGTGGTGACTGAGAGCACAG ggaaggaaagggagcatAACTTCCAACCTGGGGACAATGTGGAGGTATGTGAGGGTGAGCTCATCAACCTGCAGGGCAAGATTCTCAGTGTGGACGGCAACAAGATCACCATCATGCCCAAGCATGAGGACCTCAAG GACATGCTAGAGTTCCCGGCCCAGGAACTTAGGAAGTACTTCAAGATGGGGGATCACGTGAAGGTGATTGCTGGCCGATTCGAGGGTGACACGGGCCTCATTGTGCGAGTGGAGGAGAACTTTGTCATCCTCTTCTCTGACCTCACCATGCATGAG CTGAAAGTGCTCCCCCGGGACCTGCAGCTCTGCTCAGAGACGGCATCAGGTGTGGATGTTGGGGGCCAACATGAATGGGGGGAGCTGGTACAGCTGGACCCTCAGACCGTGGGTGTCATCGTGCGACTGGAGCGGGAGACCTTCCAG GTGCTTAATATGTATGGGAAGGTGGTGACTGTCAGGCACCAGGCTGTGACTCGGAAGAAGGACAACCGATTTGCCGTGGCCCTGGACTCAGAACAGAacaacatccatgtgaaagacaTCGTCAAGGTCATTGACGGCCCTCACTCG GGCCGGGAAGGTGAGATTCGCCATCTCTTCCGCAGCTTTGCCTTCCTGCATTGCAAAAAGCTGGTGGAGAACGGGGGCATGTTTGTCTGCAAGACACGTCACCTGGTGCTGGCTGGGGGCTCGAAG CCACGAGATGTGACCAACTTCACCTTGGGTGGCTTTGCCCCAATGAGTCCCCGGATCAGCAGCCCCATGCACCCCAGTGCTGGAG GTCAGCGTGGTGGCTTTGGTAGCCCAggtggcagcagtggtggcatGAGCAGGGGCCGGGGGCGAAGAGACAATGAGCTCATCGGCCAGACTGTGCGCATCTCCCAGGGGCCCTATAAAG GCTACATTGGTGTGGTGAAGGATGCCACAGAGTCTACAGCCCGAGTGGAGCTGCATTCTACCTGCCAGACCATCTCTGTAGACCGTCAGCGGCTCACCACAGT GGGCTCACGGCGCCCGGGTGGCATGAACTCAACCTATGGGCGGACGCCCATGTATGGCTCCCAGACACCCATGTATGGTTCTGGCTCCCGCACACCCATGTATGGCTCTCAGACACCTCTTCAGGATG GCAGCCGCACTCCGCATTATGGCTCGCAGACACCCCTGCATGATGGCAGCCGTACTCCTGCCCAGAGTGGGGCCTGGGACCCCAACAACCCTAATACGCCATCACG GGCTGAGGAAGAATATGAGTATGCCTTCGACGACGAACCTACTCCATCCCCACAGGCCTATGGGGGTACACCCAATCCCCAAACACCTGGCTACCCAGACCCCTCATCTCCGCAGGTTAACCCGCAGTACAACCCACAGACGCCAGGCACGCCAGCCAT GTACAACACAGACCAGTTTTCCCCCTATGCTGCCCCCTCTCCACAAGGCTCCTACCAGCCCAGCCCTAGTCCCCAGAGCTACCACCAGGTGGCACCAAGCCCAGCTGGCTACCAGAACACCCACTCTCCGGCCAGCTACCACCCCACACCCTCGCCCATGGCCTATCAG GCCAGCCCCAGTCCGAGCCCTGTTGGCTACAGTCCGATGACACCTGGAGCCCCCTCCCCTGGTGGCTACAACCCACATACACCAGGCTCAGGCATTGAGCAGAACTCTAGTGATTGGGTAACCACTGACATCCAGGTGAAAGTGCGGGACACCTATCTGGATACGCAAGTGGTGGGGCAGACGGGGGTCATCCGCAGTGTCATG GGAGGCATGTGTTCTGTGTACCTGAAAGACAGTGAGAAGGTTGTCAGCATCTCCAGTGAGCACCTGGAGCCCATCACCCCCACCAAGAACAATAAG GTGAAGGTCATCCTGGGCGAGGATCGGGAAGCCACAGGGGTCCTGCTGAGCATCGATGGTGAGGATGGCATCGTACACATGGATCTCGATGAACAGTTCAAGATCCTCAACCTCCGCTTCCTGGGGAAGCTCCTGGAGGCttga